One part of the Candidatus Diapherotrites archaeon genome encodes these proteins:
- a CDS encoding glycosyltransferase family 4 protein, which produces MPKKVAKVNRIHLDTFKNPVLLTLTRSSLRGGMEAYSDYLKKIIPSLTIWSREDIENSPPFNLPFMKEASWSIAYARRVHLERDRPDLILSSGMHGWAFGPTERNIPSLSILHGTFAGLSDTAYSPTNLQYWRMRYAYSFLERKSAQNAHVRVANSPFTQKEVKRYYGLNSRAILPPIDSQNFRPGSKSSARKELGWDLGDQIILFVGNPTFSKGWDIVIELARAYPEYRFICLCNPVISFPLPNLFVFPFVSQEQLSTYYRAADLLLFPSRYEGFGFVPLEALASGCPVISSRVGIFHDFHSAGRVEVKHSPQAFNHALRETMEGKVEKVDAKKVAKSFSFKAFSQLFDEAITEAERCIL; this is translated from the coding sequence ATGCCAAAAAAAGTAGCTAAAGTGAACAGAATTCACCTCGACACGTTCAAGAATCCAGTTTTGTTAACCCTGACTCGATCGTCGCTGCGGGGAGGAATGGAAGCGTATTCGGATTACCTAAAAAAAATTATTCCCTCCTTGACAATATGGAGTCGCGAGGATATAGAAAATAGTCCCCCATTCAATCTCCCTTTCATGAAAGAGGCGTCGTGGTCTATTGCTTACGCGCGAAGGGTTCATCTCGAACGCGATCGGCCCGACTTGATCCTTTCGAGCGGCATGCATGGATGGGCGTTCGGTCCGACTGAACGAAATATTCCTTCCCTATCTATCCTCCATGGAACGTTTGCCGGTTTATCCGATACGGCTTACTCGCCAACCAACCTCCAATATTGGCGAATGCGATACGCTTATAGTTTTCTTGAACGGAAAAGCGCGCAAAACGCTCACGTTCGAGTGGCTAATTCTCCCTTCACGCAAAAAGAAGTGAAACGATATTATGGGTTGAATTCACGGGCCATACTCCCACCCATAGATTCCCAAAATTTTAGACCCGGTTCCAAATCAAGTGCTCGGAAAGAATTAGGTTGGGATTTGGGGGATCAGATAATTTTGTTCGTTGGAAATCCCACCTTTTCCAAGGGGTGGGACATTGTCATCGAATTGGCTCGTGCCTACCCGGAATATCGGTTTATCTGTCTTTGCAATCCAGTTATCTCTTTCCCATTACCCAATTTGTTTGTTTTTCCTTTTGTTTCTCAAGAACAGTTATCAACCTATTACCGCGCTGCTGACCTGCTCCTATTCCCTTCCCGGTATGAAGGGTTTGGCTTCGTACCACTGGAGGCATTAGCCTCCGGATGCCCTGTAATATCGTCTCGCGTCGGCATCTTCCATGATTTCCATTCCGCTGGAAGAGTAGAAGTAAAACATTCTCCTCAGGCATTCAATCATGCATTGCGGGAAACGATGGAAGGTAAAGTCGAAAAGGTGGACGCAAAGAAAGTAGCCAAATCCTTTTCATTTAAAGCGTTTTCTCAATTATTTGACGAGGCGATCACGGAGGCAGAGCGATGCATCCTGTGA
- a CDS encoding radical SAM protein, whose product MPYSKALLIPVAYYKSAYRPGDVPDLALGYIAEYLQANGVDYEVLDLNLGYGFPDIVRKIEEFRPDIIGIAMKSYRYKDSYALISRIKKAFPHIPIAVGAAHISTEKEKVLQECEAIDYGIVKEGEDTFLELCQGKPLSDIKGLIFRENEKIVFTGERPFRRNIMALPWPKYERFELDKYWYPAMMVLSSRGCPEKCTFCAVPNVSGNWWRFRTPENMVEEVQYWYNKGYRRIEFLDDNFTLDGKRILRFCELVRERGLKGLILNVPQGVRADRVDRELLQVMRDTGFISIAFGVEVGNEKMLARVKKGESMATIEKAVLDAIEVGFDVHLNMMVGFPDQTLEDVEDTFQFALKHPIRWATFNNYVPYAGTEGFSEASERNLFLIQPEEYLNDLNPKSERIIVHTPHISADERRYIERKIPNVQAEIRKRYHVRRLLRDYGAPGKVIGTLYSRGIIPKSVFNLAVKVKSDAGIQ is encoded by the coding sequence ATGCCATACTCAAAAGCCCTCCTGATTCCAGTCGCATACTACAAAAGTGCCTATCGCCCAGGGGATGTGCCGGATCTCGCACTGGGATATATTGCTGAATACCTCCAGGCGAATGGGGTAGATTACGAGGTGCTCGACCTTAATTTGGGCTACGGATTTCCTGACATTGTGCGCAAGATTGAGGAATTCCGTCCCGATATCATCGGTATCGCCATGAAAAGCTACCGTTACAAAGATAGTTATGCCCTAATCTCTCGAATCAAGAAAGCTTTTCCACACATCCCTATTGCCGTTGGAGCGGCCCATATTTCGACTGAAAAAGAAAAGGTATTACAAGAATGCGAGGCCATTGACTATGGTATTGTTAAGGAAGGAGAAGATACCTTCCTCGAACTATGCCAGGGGAAACCGTTAAGCGATATCAAAGGGTTGATATTCCGAGAGAATGAAAAAATAGTTTTCACAGGAGAAAGGCCTTTCCGCCGAAATATCATGGCGCTCCCTTGGCCTAAATATGAACGTTTCGAACTGGACAAATACTGGTATCCCGCCATGATGGTCCTATCCTCAAGGGGGTGCCCAGAAAAATGCACCTTTTGTGCCGTTCCAAACGTGAGTGGAAATTGGTGGCGTTTCCGCACGCCTGAAAACATGGTGGAAGAAGTGCAATACTGGTACAATAAAGGATATCGGCGCATCGAATTCCTAGATGACAATTTTACATTGGACGGAAAACGCATTCTAAGGTTTTGCGAACTGGTACGCGAGCGGGGTTTGAAAGGACTAATACTGAATGTGCCCCAAGGAGTCCGGGCGGATAGGGTGGATCGAGAACTGCTTCAAGTCATGCGGGATACGGGATTTATCTCCATCGCTTTCGGTGTAGAGGTTGGTAACGAAAAAATGCTTGCCCGTGTTAAGAAAGGTGAATCCATGGCCACCATCGAGAAGGCGGTATTAGATGCCATCGAGGTAGGATTTGATGTGCATCTAAACATGATGGTGGGTTTCCCCGACCAAACATTGGAGGATGTGGAAGACACATTTCAGTTCGCACTCAAGCACCCTATTCGATGGGCGACATTCAATAATTACGTTCCTTATGCTGGGACGGAGGGATTTTCGGAGGCATCAGAACGTAATCTTTTCCTAATACAGCCCGAGGAATACTTGAATGACCTCAATCCCAAATCCGAACGCATTATCGTACACACCCCTCATATTTCTGCTGACGAAAGAAGATACATCGAACGAAAGATTCCTAACGTCCAGGCCGAGATTCGAAAACGGTATCATGTACGTCGTCTCCTGCGCGATTATGGGGCCCCTGGAAAAGTCATTGGCACCTTATATTCCCGAGGAATCATCCCCAAATCCGTCTTTAATTTGGCAGTTAAAGTGAAATCGGATGCAGGCATCCAATGA
- a CDS encoding class I SAM-dependent methyltransferase produces MTSLGKIDKQTIQEEEYALPYHYEDLFSEEKALRAIEYLDYLHLVRDELSPLHGKKVLDIGCGDGRFIYELRGKGSNLAGIDLSERAIAFARAFNPHVFFHVGSLKQFPDRKKWDAITLIEVLEHIPPSHVNSFLTEVVSRIHPGGKLIVTVPSVKRELVAKHYCHFTESTLIDLLKPHVEIVKVIGYGKKDLNRMVFETGRRLILLLHPFRHRVPFLRGARIGLIRFYRDRIGVGPTNVCTGMLAVGIKR; encoded by the coding sequence ATGACCTCCCTTGGGAAAATTGATAAACAGACCATTCAGGAAGAAGAATATGCCCTTCCATATCATTATGAAGATCTTTTCTCTGAAGAAAAAGCCCTGAGGGCGATTGAATATTTGGATTACCTTCACCTAGTCCGAGATGAATTATCTCCATTGCATGGGAAGAAAGTGCTTGATATTGGGTGCGGGGATGGACGGTTTATCTATGAGTTGCGCGGCAAGGGTTCCAATCTGGCCGGGATTGATCTTTCTGAACGGGCAATCGCATTCGCCCGCGCCTTCAATCCGCACGTTTTTTTCCATGTTGGCTCCTTGAAACAGTTTCCTGATAGGAAGAAATGGGATGCCATTACCCTGATTGAAGTATTGGAGCACATTCCTCCTTCTCATGTGAATTCTTTCTTAACAGAAGTGGTTTCCCGTATTCATCCCGGTGGCAAATTAATCGTGACGGTTCCATCCGTAAAACGAGAATTGGTGGCCAAGCATTACTGTCATTTCACGGAATCGACATTGATCGATTTGTTGAAACCACATGTTGAAATCGTGAAAGTCATTGGATATGGGAAAAAGGATCTAAATAGGATGGTGTTCGAAACTGGGCGCCGGTTAATTCTTCTTTTACATCCCTTTCGACATCGAGTCCCTTTTTTACGCGGTGCCCGAATCGGTCTGATTCGATTTTATCGGGATCGAATAGGGGTTGGTCCCACTAATGTCTGCACTGGAATGCTGGCCGTCGGAATCAAAAGGTGA
- a CDS encoding oligosaccharide flippase family protein produces MTRFERVFSVLTFGTMQTVVSKLISFINFAILVRLLSTEEIGIIGLAGGYMALFGILMILPENIIIREFMTIKKNLNVFMNSFLQFSLARGIFLFLIGIPVAIYIQSLQQDPRLSIYFMLLLGVNLINGLNGPFREAFYGFYRQARITFVDIVVNILLLLTMAFLYFHREVLVYGALQVIVALIGVGWWYWNARSHLDFRWMHQWDIGPAVQAMMRFSLWNHLAGVVIRLVYQIDILILGFFVGLATIGDYAVALTLANVFFIFPQMIQKVFSLTFSDIQTPKELSQVFGIAIRYNTLMAISQLIGYLIMGTFLISLLGPEHPERVFEYSIYIVGGLTIFNIARPWAAMAVSKIPAKDFFFKLFLIPSLMAVPIYYFSAQQFGALGVAQANLITFLILGGWVMLYMHWQLGIRPDISFISESEKKIFREGVACIRGGGHL; encoded by the coding sequence ATGACCCGTTTCGAGCGCGTGTTTTCAGTGCTCACATTCGGAACAATGCAAACCGTCGTTTCCAAACTAATCAGTTTCATCAATTTCGCCATTCTCGTCCGCCTCCTCTCTACTGAAGAAATAGGCATAATCGGGCTTGCGGGAGGCTACATGGCCCTATTCGGAATTCTCATGATACTTCCAGAAAATATTATCATCCGAGAATTCATGACAATCAAAAAGAACCTTAATGTATTCATGAATTCTTTTCTCCAATTCAGCCTGGCTCGAGGAATTTTCCTATTCCTAATAGGGATCCCGGTAGCCATTTACATCCAGTCGCTCCAGCAGGACCCTCGATTGTCCATATACTTCATGCTACTCCTAGGTGTGAACCTCATCAATGGCCTGAATGGTCCATTCCGGGAAGCCTTCTACGGATTTTATCGGCAAGCCCGCATTACATTTGTGGATATTGTGGTTAATATTCTATTGTTATTGACGATGGCCTTTCTTTATTTCCATCGGGAGGTATTGGTGTATGGAGCATTGCAAGTCATCGTGGCCCTTATCGGGGTGGGTTGGTGGTATTGGAACGCCCGTTCTCATTTGGATTTTCGGTGGATGCATCAATGGGATATTGGCCCTGCGGTTCAAGCCATGATGCGTTTCTCATTATGGAATCACCTGGCGGGCGTCGTTATACGTCTAGTCTACCAAATTGATATTCTCATCCTTGGTTTCTTCGTTGGATTAGCGACTATTGGGGATTATGCGGTGGCGCTGACATTGGCGAACGTATTCTTTATCTTTCCCCAGATGATCCAGAAGGTGTTTTCGCTTACCTTTTCGGATATTCAAACTCCAAAAGAATTATCCCAGGTTTTCGGGATAGCGATACGATATAATACACTGATGGCCATTTCCCAACTCATTGGATATTTGATAATGGGGACATTCCTCATATCCCTTTTGGGACCCGAACACCCAGAGCGAGTGTTTGAATACTCAATTTATATCGTAGGGGGTTTGACGATATTCAATATCGCCCGACCCTGGGCGGCAATGGCCGTATCCAAGATTCCTGCGAAGGATTTTTTTTTCAAACTATTCCTAATTCCCAGTTTAATGGCCGTTCCCATCTATTACTTTTCCGCCCAACAGTTTGGTGCACTGGGCGTAGCGCAGGCGAATCTCATCACTTTTCTTATATTAGGAGGGTGGGTAATGCTGTATATGCACTGGCAACTGGGTATTCGACCTGATATTTCATTTATTTCGGAATCTGAAAAAAAAATATTTCGAGAAGGAGTTGCGTGTATCCGGGGAGGTGGACACCTATGA
- a CDS encoding glycosyltransferase family 4 protein, with translation MSQGKKLRILHVGNHTFPCIGGIEKVIWETATRQAANGHRVEVIVFNTCPRGTEKLSPLEKNSGITIHRVPSRGPTFYPIPPIRLFLKHTLDKDIIHVHGYGAWLDIMAWSGNKSRIRGKLVLTTHGGFYHTANRMIPKQIYEMIILPHTLRQIDGIIAISPSDKTFVENKGGKAHLIPNGVQEDFFQPFKSEKDPRSILFVGRLSKNKRVDNLIRAFAHAYQREPRARLHIVGADWEGLMPELKEIAKEEGVEDFVWFHGKMVDENLLALYRKSGIFASASEYEGFGISTIEAMASGCIPVLNKIPPFENFSASCKEVKLTNFDYPDEAGKLLYDMMNISSDELKKKRMRCRDFACGFGWNTIIEKQIHFYRSLII, from the coding sequence ATGAGCCAAGGAAAAAAACTACGCATCCTCCATGTGGGAAACCATACCTTTCCTTGTATAGGGGGAATTGAGAAAGTTATCTGGGAAACGGCTACCCGCCAAGCGGCTAATGGACATCGCGTAGAAGTGATAGTGTTCAATACCTGTCCCCGCGGGACAGAAAAGCTGTCTCCATTAGAGAAAAATTCCGGGATCACAATCCATCGTGTTCCATCAAGGGGTCCAACATTCTACCCCATCCCGCCAATTAGACTATTTTTGAAGCATACCCTCGATAAGGATATTATTCATGTTCATGGATATGGCGCCTGGCTGGATATTATGGCCTGGAGCGGCAACAAATCCCGTATAAGAGGAAAATTGGTCCTCACCACGCACGGTGGTTTCTATCATACGGCGAATCGAATGATCCCAAAACAAATTTATGAGATGATAATTCTCCCCCACACCCTTCGCCAAATTGACGGAATAATCGCCATCAGTCCTTCCGATAAAACATTCGTCGAAAATAAGGGAGGGAAGGCGCACCTCATTCCTAATGGGGTCCAGGAGGATTTTTTCCAACCTTTTAAATCGGAAAAGGATCCAAGGAGCATTCTATTTGTGGGCCGATTGTCCAAGAATAAACGGGTGGACAATCTCATTCGGGCATTTGCGCATGCCTATCAACGAGAACCTCGTGCGCGATTGCATATCGTGGGGGCGGACTGGGAAGGATTGATGCCCGAACTGAAAGAAATTGCCAAAGAAGAAGGGGTGGAAGATTTCGTTTGGTTTCATGGGAAGATGGTAGACGAAAACCTTTTGGCTCTATATAGGAAAAGCGGGATTTTCGCCTCTGCATCCGAATATGAGGGTTTCGGGATATCCACGATCGAAGCCATGGCATCAGGATGTATACCTGTATTGAATAAGATTCCTCCATTCGAGAATTTTTCAGCATCATGCAAGGAGGTCAAACTAACCAATTTCGATTATCCCGATGAGGCTGGTAAATTATTGTATGATATGATGAATATTTCCTCAGATGAATTAAAGAAAAAACGTATGAGATGCCGTGATTTCGCCTGCGGCTTTGGATGGAACACCATCATCGAAAAACAGATCCATTTCTACCGGAGTCTTATCATATGA